In Micrococcus luteus NCTC 2665, a single window of DNA contains:
- a CDS encoding fatty acyl-CoA synthetase yields the protein MPDQITHPTDAAAHLSPAPEDTIGRVFARAVARSPQAVALRFEDRDWTYAQLRDGAHRVARRLQDTGLPAGTRVAAYATNSDAYALLFLACVTAGYVHVPVNFALKGGELAHALEDSGAELLVADAGMLERVDQVRAEGRASALRHVWTMLPAGHAEPSVLQTAQDETLDAAAPEAEVSATDLAQLLYTSGTTSTPKGAMMSHRALVAEYLSSIIALDFTAEDRPLVAMPLYHSAAMHVFLLPYLSLGATVRLLAAPDIPRMLELVETEHIGSLFLAPTVWVPLANHPGLATRDLSSLRKAQYGASIMPVTVLQRLRQSQPGIGFYNCFGQSELGPLCTVLRPEEHDARPASCGRPVFHVEARVMTADGAPAAPGEPGEIQYRSPQLLSGYWNRPDATADAFTDDGWFRSGDQVTQDAAGYIQVVDRIKDVINTGGVLVAPREVEDAIYELDEVAEVAVIGLPDERWIEAVTAVVVLKEGAELTAETVRTHVKERLAGFKVPKRVDFVAELPRNQSGKLLKRALRAERTQEAR from the coding sequence CCTCTCCCCCGCCCCGGAGGACACGATCGGCCGCGTGTTCGCACGCGCGGTCGCCCGCTCCCCGCAGGCCGTCGCCCTGCGCTTCGAGGATCGCGACTGGACCTACGCCCAGCTCCGGGACGGAGCGCACCGCGTGGCCCGCCGCCTCCAGGACACCGGCCTGCCGGCCGGCACCCGGGTGGCCGCCTACGCCACCAACTCGGACGCCTACGCGCTGCTCTTCCTGGCCTGCGTCACGGCCGGCTACGTGCACGTGCCCGTGAACTTCGCGCTCAAGGGCGGCGAGCTCGCGCACGCCCTCGAGGACTCCGGCGCGGAGCTGCTCGTGGCCGACGCCGGCATGCTCGAGCGCGTCGACCAGGTCCGGGCCGAGGGCCGCGCGTCGGCTCTGCGGCACGTGTGGACCATGCTCCCCGCCGGCCACGCCGAGCCCTCCGTGCTTCAGACCGCCCAGGACGAGACGCTGGACGCCGCCGCCCCGGAGGCGGAGGTGTCGGCCACCGACCTGGCCCAGCTGCTCTACACCTCCGGCACCACCTCCACCCCCAAGGGCGCCATGATGTCCCACCGGGCGCTCGTGGCGGAGTACCTCTCCTCGATCATCGCGCTGGACTTCACGGCCGAGGACCGCCCCCTGGTGGCCATGCCGCTGTACCACTCGGCCGCGATGCACGTGTTCCTGCTCCCCTACCTGAGCCTCGGGGCCACGGTGCGCCTGCTGGCCGCCCCGGACATCCCCCGGATGCTCGAGCTCGTGGAGACCGAGCACATCGGCTCCCTGTTCCTGGCGCCTACCGTCTGGGTGCCGCTGGCGAACCACCCGGGCCTGGCCACGCGCGACCTCTCCTCGCTGCGCAAAGCCCAGTACGGGGCCTCGATCATGCCGGTGACCGTGCTGCAGCGCCTGCGCCAGAGCCAGCCGGGCATCGGCTTCTACAACTGCTTCGGCCAGTCCGAGCTGGGCCCGCTGTGCACCGTGCTGCGCCCCGAGGAGCACGACGCGCGGCCGGCCTCATGCGGCCGCCCCGTGTTCCACGTGGAGGCGCGGGTGATGACGGCCGACGGCGCCCCCGCCGCGCCCGGCGAGCCCGGCGAGATCCAGTACCGCTCGCCGCAGCTGCTCTCCGGCTACTGGAACCGTCCCGATGCCACCGCGGACGCCTTCACCGACGACGGCTGGTTCCGCTCCGGCGACCAGGTCACCCAGGACGCGGCCGGCTACATCCAGGTGGTGGACCGCATCAAGGACGTCATCAACACGGGCGGCGTGCTGGTCGCCCCGCGCGAGGTCGAGGACGCGATCTACGAGCTCGACGAGGTGGCCGAGGTCGCCGTCATCGGCCTGCCGGACGAGCGCTGGATCGAGGCGGTGACCGCCGTCGTCGTGCTCAAGGAGGGCGCCGAGCTGACCGCGGAGACCGTGCGCACCCACGTGAAGGAGCGCCTGGCGGGCTTCAAGGTGCCCAAGCGCGTGGACTTCGTGGCGGAGCTGCCGCGGAACCAGTCGGGCAAGCTCCTCAAGCGCGCGCTGCGCGCCGAGCGCACGCAGGAGGCCCGGTGA
- a CDS encoding acyl-CoA dehydrogenase family protein, which produces MTRRQKPTYDVVTPLDVDYLDAFGEATDEDRTHWDRARAYGREVLERIDGHWDRAEYPLDLVARAGELDLLTDGLEVPGHAVMSPLAAGLVAMEISRADGSMAAAAAVQGGLVLRALVHCAGPEQKERYLAPVARGTLPGGFALTEPLHGSDSVSLETSARPDGAGGWVLNGAKKWIGNGAAGGITIVWARDTEDGQVKGFVVEQSTPGYEAEVITGKGALRAIHQAEITLTDVRVGDDARLPGVATFKDAARVLVATRVNVGWSALGHATAMFEAALAYARQREQFGKPLGAHQMVQERLAQMLDEVTAMQTRCVAVARLQAAGRLRDEQASLLKYACTRGARRVAQIARDMLGGNGILLEHRVMRHFADVEALHTYEGTESVQALILGRDLTGYSAFA; this is translated from the coding sequence GTGACGCGCAGGCAGAAGCCGACGTACGACGTCGTCACGCCCCTGGACGTCGACTACCTGGACGCGTTCGGGGAGGCCACGGACGAGGACCGCACTCACTGGGACCGCGCCCGTGCCTACGGCCGGGAGGTGCTCGAGCGGATCGACGGGCACTGGGACCGGGCGGAGTACCCGTTGGACCTGGTGGCGCGGGCGGGTGAGCTGGACCTGCTCACGGACGGGCTGGAGGTGCCGGGGCACGCGGTGATGTCCCCGTTGGCGGCTGGCCTGGTGGCGATGGAGATCTCCCGGGCGGACGGGTCGATGGCGGCCGCGGCGGCGGTGCAGGGCGGGCTCGTGCTGCGCGCCCTGGTGCACTGCGCCGGCCCGGAGCAGAAGGAGCGGTACCTCGCGCCGGTGGCGCGCGGCACGCTGCCGGGCGGGTTCGCGCTCACGGAGCCGCTGCACGGCTCGGACTCGGTGTCCCTCGAGACGTCCGCGCGGCCCGACGGCGCCGGCGGCTGGGTGCTGAACGGCGCCAAGAAGTGGATCGGCAACGGGGCCGCCGGAGGCATCACGATCGTGTGGGCGCGCGACACCGAGGACGGGCAGGTCAAGGGGTTCGTGGTGGAGCAGTCCACGCCCGGATACGAGGCCGAGGTGATCACGGGCAAGGGCGCGCTGCGGGCGATCCACCAGGCCGAGATCACGCTGACCGACGTGCGGGTGGGCGACGACGCGCGGCTGCCGGGCGTGGCGACGTTCAAAGACGCCGCGCGCGTGCTGGTGGCCACCCGCGTGAACGTGGGCTGGTCCGCGCTGGGCCACGCCACGGCGATGTTCGAGGCCGCGCTGGCGTACGCCCGGCAGCGCGAGCAGTTCGGCAAGCCGCTGGGAGCGCACCAGATGGTGCAGGAGCGGCTCGCGCAGATGCTGGACGAGGTGACCGCGATGCAGACCCGTTGCGTGGCCGTGGCCCGTCTGCAGGCGGCCGGGCGGCTGCGTGACGAGCAGGCCTCCCTGCTGAAGTACGCCTGCACCCGGGGCGCGCGGCGGGTCGCGCAGATCGCCCGGGACATGCTCGGCGGCAACGGCATCCTCCTGGAGCACCGGGTGATGCGGCACTTCGCCGACGTCGAGGCGCTGCACACCTACGAGGGCACCGAGTCCGTGCAGGCGTTGATCCTCGGCCGGGACCTGACGGGGTACAGCGCGTTCGCGTGA
- a CDS encoding enoyl-CoA hydratase/isomerase family protein: MTTAPTPSSSDDAPAVLVETRPGVVRLTLNRPAKGNALGLTMAREVLAAIAAAEADESVHVLTLTGAGRIFCGGGDVQAMAAAPAGPERRAMIQELGEAAGEVAVALTGSRLLVLAGVNGTAAGAGLGLMLGGDVVLVREDAQLVTAFSALGMTPDTGVSYWLPRALGPVRATQLLLGGRRLNGAEAVAWGLATEAVAGDAFAARLAALEDELVAGPAHTYGPTKALARGADVEALRAHVRQEAASIAAASEHPEAVRRVEAFAGR, translated from the coding sequence ATGACCACCGCACCCACCCCTTCTTCCTCCGACGACGCCCCCGCCGTCCTCGTCGAGACGCGGCCCGGCGTCGTGCGGCTGACGCTGAACCGGCCGGCGAAGGGCAACGCGCTCGGACTGACGATGGCGCGCGAGGTGCTCGCGGCGATCGCCGCGGCCGAGGCGGACGAGTCCGTGCACGTGCTCACGCTGACCGGCGCGGGGCGGATCTTCTGCGGCGGCGGGGACGTCCAGGCCATGGCCGCCGCGCCCGCCGGGCCGGAGCGGCGCGCGATGATCCAGGAGCTCGGCGAGGCGGCGGGCGAGGTCGCGGTGGCGCTGACGGGCTCTCGCCTGCTGGTGCTGGCCGGCGTCAACGGGACGGCCGCCGGGGCGGGGCTCGGGCTCATGCTGGGCGGCGACGTCGTGCTGGTGCGCGAGGATGCGCAGCTGGTGACGGCGTTCTCCGCGCTCGGGATGACCCCGGACACGGGCGTGTCCTATTGGCTGCCGCGGGCGCTCGGGCCGGTGCGCGCGACGCAGCTGCTGCTCGGCGGGCGGCGCCTGAACGGGGCCGAGGCCGTCGCGTGGGGCCTGGCGACCGAGGCGGTGGCCGGGGACGCGTTCGCGGCGCGTCTGGCGGCGCTCGAGGACGAGCTGGTGGCCGGTCCGGCACACACCTACGGGCCGACCAAGGCGCTGGCGCGCGGGGCCGACGTCGAGGCGCTGCGCGCGCATGTGCGGCAGGAGGCGGCGTCGATCGCGGCGGCGTCCGAGCACCCGGAGGCTGTGCGGCGGGTGGAGGCGTTCGCGGGCCGGTGA
- a CDS encoding homing endonuclease associated repeat-containing protein, with the protein MTLPTARRRLIEGLVRRSDVAPVDRTTSMVVDYARGATLDAIGKKWGVTREAVRQIINGKSEVTVPELKEYRRIVAQEERSLLRAGLRAWSESNRGVGLEVAARKFGVAEEQVAELLGKRADLHRANPRRRTTAMRATEEELLDLLRQFHAETGQTTAAGYTAWARTRGVPGHQTVAIRFGRWNAALAAAGIRQAEPVPRESRYTTDDLWAAAVEAFSAPDGPVTHLEFVAWLQEREGMPSDALIRNRLDVSFENLRHTALRMAATRELIPGVTGGVFERRQWKAKTDEGDDAASAIDVVRRAIEDLGPTLSSGRYSAWAKEHRCPSATTLQRRAGLQWGDLVAAAGGLPNARKNTGYSDEQLTEWMRRFLTETGSSSSTLYTSWQAANGAPSYITVATRFGGWPQAVAAARS; encoded by the coding sequence GTGACCCTCCCGACCGCACGCCGCCGTCTGATCGAGGGGCTGGTGAGACGGAGCGACGTCGCTCCGGTGGACCGGACCACCAGCATGGTCGTGGACTATGCCCGCGGCGCCACGCTGGACGCAATCGGGAAGAAATGGGGTGTCACCCGCGAGGCGGTCCGGCAGATCATCAACGGGAAGTCCGAGGTTACGGTCCCGGAGCTGAAGGAGTACCGGAGGATTGTCGCGCAGGAGGAGCGCAGCTTGCTCCGGGCCGGCCTGCGAGCGTGGTCTGAGTCGAACCGCGGGGTGGGTCTGGAGGTGGCCGCCCGTAAATTCGGTGTCGCTGAGGAACAGGTTGCTGAGCTGCTCGGCAAGCGCGCGGACCTGCACCGCGCCAACCCGCGGCGCCGGACCACGGCGATGCGAGCCACGGAGGAGGAACTGCTCGACCTCCTGCGGCAATTCCACGCCGAGACCGGGCAGACGACGGCGGCCGGCTATACGGCGTGGGCCAGGACTCGGGGAGTCCCCGGGCACCAGACCGTCGCCATCCGGTTCGGTCGGTGGAACGCAGCACTCGCCGCCGCTGGAATCCGTCAGGCGGAACCGGTGCCACGGGAGTCCAGATACACGACCGACGATCTGTGGGCTGCGGCCGTGGAGGCATTCTCGGCACCGGACGGCCCCGTCACCCATCTCGAGTTCGTGGCGTGGCTTCAAGAGCGGGAGGGCATGCCGTCGGATGCGTTGATCCGCAACCGTCTGGACGTGTCCTTCGAGAACCTCCGCCACACGGCTCTGCGCATGGCCGCCACCCGGGAGCTCATCCCTGGGGTGACCGGTGGGGTCTTCGAGCGGCGGCAGTGGAAGGCCAAGACCGACGAGGGCGACGACGCCGCGTCGGCAATCGATGTCGTGCGGCGGGCCATCGAAGACCTCGGGCCGACGCTGTCGTCGGGACGGTACTCGGCGTGGGCCAAGGAGCACCGGTGCCCCAGCGCGACCACCCTGCAGCGCCGCGCGGGTCTGCAGTGGGGCGACCTGGTGGCCGCCGCCGGGGGACTGCCCAACGCCAGGAAGAACACCGGGTACAGCGACGAGCAGCTCACCGAGTGGATGCGGCGTTTCCTGACTGAGACCGGGTCGAGTTCCAGCACGCTCTACACGTCCTGGCAGGCCGCCAATGGAGCGCCCAGCTACATCACCGTGGCCACCCGGTTCGGCGGATGGCCCCAGGCGGTGGCGGCCGCGCGATCGTGA